From Juglans regia cultivar Chandler chromosome 8, Walnut 2.0, whole genome shotgun sequence, the proteins below share one genomic window:
- the LOC109010590 gene encoding ATP sulfurylase 2-like produces the protein MSLIMKLHITSTQLNPMLNPQTINKSTFTNYNTKIRSKPIYHCNPLISTVYKSTMHVSSFSYSSCSVRSSLIEPDGGALVDLVVPESERAKKTSEAEALPKVRLTKIDTEWVHVISEGWASPLRGFMRENEYLQSLHFNSLKVADGHVVNMSLPIVLAIDDKTKELIGSSPNVGLVGPNGDLVGILRSIEIYKHNKEERIARTWGTTAPGLPYVEEVITPAGNWLVGGDLEVLNPIKYGDGLDHYRLSPLQLRKEFDRRQADAVFAFQLRNPVHNGHALLMNDTRRRLLEMGYKKPILLLHPLGGFTKADDVPLDVRMEQHSKVLEDGILDPETTIVSIFPSPMHYAGPTEVQWHAKARINAGANFYIVGRDPAGMGHPTEKRDLYDPDHGKKVLSMAPGLEKLNILPFRVAAYDTAEKKMAFFDPSRAKDFLFISGTKMRTYARSGENPPDGFMCPSGWKVLVKYYESMQAEEASQQQAVFST, from the exons ATGTCTCTGATTATGAAATTACACATCACCTCCACCCAACTTAACCCCATGCTCAATCCCCAAACCATCAATAAAAGTACGTTCACAAACTATAACACGAAGATCCGATCCAAACCCATTTACCATTGCAACCCATTGATCTCCACCGTGTACAAATCCACAATGcatgtttcttctttctcttattcttcttgTTCCGTCAGAAGCTCTCTGATTGAACCCGACGGCGGGGCTCTGGTGGATCTCGTGGTGCCGGAGAGCGAGCGGGCAAAGAAGACTTCAGAGGCTGAGGCATTGCCCAAGGTGAGGCTGACCAAGATTGACACCGAGTGGGTGCACGTGATCAGCGAGGGGTGGGCGAGCCCGTTAAGAGGGTTCATGAGAGAGAACGAGTATTTGCAGAGTTTGCATTTTAATTCTTTGAAAGTGGCAGATGGGCATGTGGTGAACATGTCGCTTCCCATTGTTTTGGCTATTGATGACAAGACCAAGGAGCTGATTGGGTCATCTCCCAATGTGGGGTTGGTCGGACCTAACGGAGATTTGGTCGGTATTCTTCGGAG CATTGAAATCTACAAGCATAACAAAGAGGAAAGAATAGCTAGAACTTGGGGTACAACGGCTCCGGGATTGCCATATGTTGAGGAGGTCATTACTCCTGCTGGTAATTGGCTGGTTGGTGGAGATTTGGAAGTATTAAATCCCATCAAATACGGTGATGGGCTTGATCACTACAGGCTCTCACCCCTACAACTCCGGAAGGAATTTGATAGGCGTCAGGCTGATGCAGTTTTTGCTTTTCAATTAAGGAACCCTGTGCATAATGGGCATGCTTTGTTGATGAACGATACAAGACGGCGACTTCTGGAAATGGGTTACAAGAAACCAATTTTATTGTTGCATCCTTTGGGAGGTTTCACAAAGGCAGATGACGTGCCCTTGGATGTTCGTATGGAGCAACATAGCAAG GTCCTAGAAGATGGAATCCTTGACCCTGAGACAACTATTGTATCCATTTTCCCATCACCTATGCATTATGCGGGTCCAACTGAAGTACAGTGGCATGCCAAGGCACGAATAAATGCTGGTGCCAATTTTTACATTGTTGGTCGTGATCCTGCAGGTATGGGTCACCCAACTGAGAAGAGGGATTTATATGACCCTGATCACGGGAAAAAGGTGTTGAGCATGGCTCCTGGTTTGGAGAAGCTAAATATTTTGCCCTTCAGG GTGGCAGCATATGACACTGCGGAAAAGAAAATGGCGTTTTTTGATCCATCACGTGCTAAAGATTTCCTCTTCATATCAGGAACCAAG ATGAGGACATATGCAAGGAGCGGCGAGAATCCTCCTGATGGTTTTATGTGCCCAAGTGGATGGAAGGTCCTCGTTAAATATTATGAAAGCATGCAAGCTGAAGAGGCATCACAGCAGCAAGCTGTATTTTCTACTTAG